From the genome of Blautia pseudococcoides, one region includes:
- a CDS encoding methylenetetrahydrofolate reductase — protein MNISELFQRGEFVVSAEVGPPKGINIDHLVEEAKTYLSGVTAVNVTDNQSSVMRLGSLATCKVLKDEGLTPIYQLTCRDRNRIALQSDLLSAAMLGIENLLLLTGDHTKMGDHPQAKPVFDLDSVSLIHTVKQLESGYDLGGNELVGEPPKFAKGAVVSPCSDSVDAQLAKMERKVMAGADYFQTQAVFEPEKFISFMEKAKQFGKPVQLGIIIPKSVGMARFMNANVAGIHVPESMIDELKADKEKTKAGITGVEIAARIIKECKPYCQGIHIMALGWESKVPDLLKQAGL, from the coding sequence ATGAATATTAGCGAATTATTTCAACGTGGTGAATTTGTAGTTTCTGCAGAAGTAGGACCGCCGAAAGGAATCAATATTGACCATCTTGTAGAAGAGGCAAAGACTTATCTGAGCGGCGTTACAGCAGTTAACGTAACAGATAACCAGTCTTCCGTTATGCGTCTTGGCTCTCTGGCCACATGTAAAGTTCTGAAAGATGAAGGGCTGACACCAATCTATCAGTTGACCTGCCGTGACAGAAACCGTATCGCACTGCAGTCTGACCTTTTGAGCGCAGCTATGTTAGGAATCGAAAACCTGCTGCTGTTAACAGGTGACCATACAAAAATGGGAGATCATCCCCAGGCAAAACCTGTTTTCGACCTGGATTCCGTTTCCCTGATCCATACAGTGAAGCAGTTGGAATCAGGCTATGATCTTGGAGGAAACGAACTGGTAGGCGAACCTCCAAAGTTTGCAAAAGGTGCAGTAGTATCACCGTGTAGTGATTCTGTAGATGCACAGCTTGCAAAAATGGAACGAAAAGTTATGGCCGGCGCTGATTATTTCCAGACACAGGCAGTTTTTGAGCCTGAAAAATTCATATCATTTATGGAAAAAGCCAAACAGTTCGGAAAACCGGTTCAGCTCGGTATTATAATTCCGAAATCCGTGGGAATGGCAAGATTCATGAATGCAAATGTTGCCGGGATCCATGTTCCGGAATCCATGATCGACGAATTGAAAGCAGATAAAGAAAAAACAAAAGCAGGTATTACTGGTGTTGAGATTGCTGCGCGCATTATCAAAGAATGTAAGCCATACTGCCAGGGTATCCATATTATGGCATTGGGATGGGAATCCAAAGTACCGGATCTCCTTAAACAGGCTGGACTTTAA
- the rplU gene encoding 50S ribosomal protein L21, with protein sequence MYAIIATGGKQYKVAEGDVIRVEKLGAEAGETVTFDQVLAVNNDGLKVGEDVASATVTASVVENGKAKKVIVYKYKPKTGYHKKNGHRQQYTKVKIEKINA encoded by the coding sequence ATGTACGCAATTATTGCAACAGGTGGTAAACAGTACAAAGTAGCCGAAGGCGATGTTATCAGAGTAGAAAAACTTGGAGCAGAAGCTGGAGAAACTGTTACATTTGACCAGGTCCTTGCCGTAAACAATGATGGGTTAAAAGTTGGTGAAGACGTAGCAAGCGCTACTGTAACCGCGTCTGTAGTTGAAAACGGTAAAGCCAAAAAGGTTATCGTTTACAAATATAAACCGAAAACCGGATACCACAAGAAAAACGGTCACAGACAGCAGTACACCAAAGTTAAGATTGAAAAAATCAACGCTTAA
- the rsxC gene encoding electron transport complex subunit RsxC, with protein sequence MENYTKYKLKGNEELASLLAHKDKLFVIACNKCFKEFETIDEPDCGEFEKIAAEHGKTVTGSAKVDFLCNKTQTGNKLQDMIPEGTEHVFVISCGLGIQTVADMAEVPVYAASNSLNYTGHHGMALTQKRCDACAQCYLNVTGGVCPIVDCSKSLVNGQCGGAKNGKCEVDPNKDCAWEKINKKLEKQGRLEEFLNQPVQVRDYSKINFKIINDYVKSIREERFAGYYGGVHPSERKEFSEHITLKRFPEPKTVVISMSQHLGAPANPIVEVGDTVKVGQKIGEAAGFISAPVHSSVSGTVVAVEPRLHATRGSEMMAVVIESDGKNTLHESVKPNKSYESLTSDEIIEIVREAGIVGMGGAGFPTSVKLKPNKPIEAILLNGCECEPFLTADHRVLLEFADDILYGLKAMMKTVDAEKGIIVIEDNKPDAVALMEEKTADCDNLQVVVAKTKYPQGAEKMLIKRVMGRQVPRGGLPADVGVVVSNISTVKAVSDAIQKGMPLIERVASVTGVKIKNPGNYIVKIGTNVKDLIDYCGGVTDDDVMIKMGGPMMGFALPDLNVPMMKGSNGIIAIDTDQTQEVACIKCGRCMDVCPMELSPLYFAKLADEQDWVGMRDRNVMDCVECRCCDYICSSKIPIVSKIKAGKNAIRGMK encoded by the coding sequence TTGGAGAATTATACCAAGTATAAGCTGAAGGGGAATGAAGAACTGGCTTCATTACTGGCCCACAAGGATAAGCTGTTCGTCATTGCCTGCAACAAGTGCTTCAAGGAATTTGAGACCATTGACGAACCAGATTGCGGTGAATTTGAAAAAATTGCTGCCGAACATGGAAAAACAGTCACTGGCAGCGCAAAGGTTGATTTTTTGTGCAACAAAACCCAGACTGGGAACAAATTACAGGATATGATTCCTGAAGGCACGGAGCATGTTTTTGTGATATCCTGCGGTCTGGGTATTCAGACAGTTGCAGATATGGCAGAGGTACCTGTATATGCGGCCAGCAATTCATTGAATTATACAGGACATCACGGCATGGCACTGACCCAAAAGCGCTGTGATGCGTGTGCCCAGTGTTACCTGAATGTCACCGGCGGGGTCTGTCCAATCGTTGACTGCTCAAAGAGTCTGGTAAACGGACAGTGCGGCGGCGCAAAGAATGGAAAATGCGAAGTGGATCCCAACAAAGACTGCGCCTGGGAAAAAATCAATAAAAAGCTGGAAAAGCAGGGCCGTCTTGAAGAGTTTTTGAATCAGCCGGTTCAGGTACGCGATTATTCAAAAATTAATTTTAAAATTATTAATGACTATGTGAAATCCATCCGTGAGGAAAGGTTCGCAGGCTACTATGGTGGCGTTCATCCGTCAGAGCGTAAAGAATTCAGTGAGCATATTACGCTTAAAAGGTTCCCGGAGCCGAAGACGGTTGTCATTTCCATGTCACAGCATTTAGGCGCTCCGGCAAATCCCATTGTAGAAGTGGGCGATACTGTAAAAGTGGGACAGAAGATTGGGGAAGCGGCAGGTTTTATCAGTGCTCCTGTTCACTCCAGTGTCAGCGGAACCGTAGTTGCAGTTGAACCGCGCCTGCATGCCACAAGAGGCAGTGAGATGATGGCTGTAGTCATTGAATCAGATGGGAAAAATACTCTGCACGAATCAGTAAAACCGAATAAAAGTTATGAAAGCCTCACATCGGACGAGATCATTGAGATTGTTCGTGAGGCCGGAATTGTAGGTATGGGAGGAGCTGGTTTCCCCACATCTGTTAAATTAAAACCAAACAAGCCAATTGAAGCTATCCTGCTGAACGGCTGTGAATGTGAACCGTTTCTGACGGCAGACCACAGAGTGCTTCTGGAGTTTGCAGATGATATTCTTTATGGTCTTAAAGCAATGATGAAAACAGTAGACGCCGAGAAGGGTATTATCGTCATTGAGGACAATAAGCCGGATGCTGTTGCGCTTATGGAAGAAAAAACTGCTGACTGCGACAACCTCCAGGTTGTAGTGGCTAAGACAAAGTACCCTCAGGGTGCTGAAAAAATGCTGATCAAGCGCGTTATGGGCAGACAGGTGCCACGAGGCGGCCTGCCTGCAGATGTAGGTGTTGTGGTGAGCAACATCAGTACCGTAAAGGCTGTTTCTGATGCAATTCAGAAAGGTATGCCGCTGATTGAACGTGTTGCGTCCGTGACCGGAGTGAAAATTAAAAATCCGGGCAATTATATCGTGAAGATCGGTACCAATGTAAAAGATTTGATCGACTACTGCGGCGGAGTGACAGATGATGATGTTATGATCAAGATGGGTGGACCTATGATGGGATTTGCCCTTCCGGATTTAAATGTGCCGATGATGAAAGGTTCCAATGGAATCATTGCCATAGATACGGACCAGACACAGGAAGTGGCGTGTATCAAATGCGGACGCTGTATGGATGTATGTCCAATGGAACTTTCTCCGCTGTATTTTGCCAAACTTGCAGATGAGCAGGATTGGGTAGGGATGCGTGACAGAAATGTCATGGACTGTGTTGAGTGCAGGTGCTGTGACTACATATGTTCCTCCAAGATTCCAATAGTCAGCAAGATCAAAGCCGGAAAAAATGCCATAAGGGGGATGAAGTGA
- the rpmA gene encoding 50S ribosomal protein L27, translating to MLRMDLQFFAHKKGVGSTKNGRDSESKRLGAKRADGQFVKAGNILYRQRGTKIHPGVNVGRGGDDTLFALVDGVVRFERKGRDKKQVSVVPVTAE from the coding sequence ATGTTAAGAATGGACCTTCAATTTTTCGCTCATAAAAAAGGTGTAGGTTCTACCAAGAACGGTAGAGATTCCGAATCTAAAAGACTGGGCGCAAAAAGAGCAGACGGACAGTTTGTAAAAGCCGGAAACATCCTTTACAGACAGCGCGGAACAAAGATTCATCCGGGTGTGAATGTAGGACGCGGTGGCGACGACACTTTATTTGCATTAGTAGATGGTGTTGTTCGTTTTGAAAGAAAAGGCAGAGACAAAAAACAGGTTTCTGTAGTACCGGTAACAGCAGAGTAA
- a CDS encoding NUDIX hydrolase, translating to MKVKSMLTTLCYIEKGDSYLMLHRIKKESDVNKDKWIGVGGHFEEDESPEDCLLREVKEETGLTLTSYKFRGIVTFIFKPLTGEPDTEYMCLYTADGYEGTLCACNEGILEWVQKKEVLNLNLWEGDKIFFKLLEEEHPFFSLKLMYRGDTLREAVLDGKRIQ from the coding sequence ATGAAAGTAAAATCCATGCTTACAACGCTGTGTTATATTGAAAAAGGAGACAGCTATCTGATGCTGCACCGGATTAAAAAGGAGTCTGATGTAAATAAGGACAAATGGATAGGTGTAGGCGGACATTTTGAGGAGGACGAAAGTCCGGAGGACTGTCTTTTGCGGGAAGTGAAAGAGGAGACCGGACTGACACTCACTTCATACAAATTCAGAGGTATTGTCACATTTATTTTCAAACCCCTTACAGGGGAACCAGACACGGAATATATGTGTCTGTACACAGCAGATGGATATGAAGGCACTCTTTGTGCCTGTAATGAAGGCATTCTGGAATGGGTACAGAAAAAAGAAGTGCTGAATCTGAACCTTTGGGAGGGGGACAAGATATTCTTCAAGCTTTTAGAGGAGGAACATCCTTTCTTTTCCCTGAAATTAATGTACCGGGGAGATACATTACGCGAGGCGGTGTTAGATGGAAAACGGATACAATGA
- a CDS encoding ribosomal-processing cysteine protease Prp, which translates to MTYITFYQDSDGVVTGFDTSGHAGYARQGEDIICAAISALVINAVNSIEQFTEDAFKVDVDRENGGIVFRLEAKPSKEAVLLLNSLILGLQRMEDEEENRQYIDVIFEEV; encoded by the coding sequence ATGACGTACATTACGTTTTATCAGGACAGTGACGGTGTTGTGACAGGCTTTGACACCAGTGGACATGCCGGATATGCCAGGCAGGGTGAGGATATCATCTGTGCAGCAATTTCCGCTCTTGTCATCAATGCGGTGAATTCCATTGAACAGTTTACAGAGGATGCTTTTAAAGTGGATGTGGACAGAGAAAATGGCGGCATCGTATTCAGGCTGGAGGCAAAACCTTCCAAAGAAGCAGTGTTGTTGCTGAATTCCCTCATTCTCGGATTGCAGAGAATGGAAGACGAAGAAGAAAACAGACAATATATTGATGTCATATTCGAGGAGGTGTAA
- a CDS encoding TIGR03936 family radical SAM-associated protein produces MKVRVKFAKEGAMKFIGHLDIMRYFQKAVKRAGLDAAFSEGYSPHMIMSFASPLGVGITSTGEYFDLELKSVYSSKEMVNKLNDTMVEGMRILSVRQVEEGKAGKAMSLVAAADYVITFREGKEPSEDWMQRIAGFTDQSCISIVKKTKKSEKEVDIRPFIYRMEEKEGSICLTLAAGSANNTKPELVMEAFCGFLGVPYDQWDFMVHRSELYADTGTEEERHLVPLEDLGEEIE; encoded by the coding sequence TTGAAGGTTAGAGTAAAATTTGCAAAAGAAGGGGCTATGAAATTTATTGGCCACCTGGATATTATGCGGTATTTTCAGAAAGCTGTAAAACGCGCAGGGCTGGATGCTGCTTTTTCTGAGGGATACAGTCCTCATATGATCATGTCATTCGCTTCCCCCCTGGGCGTGGGGATAACCAGTACAGGTGAATACTTTGATCTGGAGCTGAAAAGTGTGTATTCATCAAAAGAAATGGTAAATAAACTGAACGATACCATGGTGGAGGGTATGCGCATTTTAAGCGTCCGTCAGGTAGAGGAAGGAAAAGCTGGAAAGGCAATGTCTCTTGTGGCTGCTGCGGATTATGTAATTACTTTCCGGGAGGGAAAGGAACCGTCAGAGGACTGGATGCAAAGAATCGCCGGGTTTACGGACCAGTCATGCATTTCTATTGTGAAAAAAACAAAGAAAAGTGAAAAAGAAGTGGATATTCGTCCGTTTATATATCGTATGGAAGAAAAAGAGGGGAGCATTTGTCTGACTTTGGCAGCAGGAAGCGCCAACAACACAAAACCCGAGCTTGTGATGGAAGCTTTCTGTGGTTTTTTAGGCGTACCTTACGATCAATGGGATTTTATGGTGCATCGAAGTGAATTATACGCCGATACCGGCACGGAAGAGGAGCGGCATCTTGTGCCGCTGGAAGATCTGGGTGAGGAAATTGAGTAA
- a CDS encoding ribonuclease E/G — protein MRKLSKLVLTPMEISGRKRLTAALVKDGRICQLNLCRFEHKSILGNIYVGKVKNITENIRAAFIEIADDIMCYYSMDEKAVPLYMNKKKSGKLKPGDELLVQVCREPIRGKLPCVTCDLNFTGRYLVVTAVWAKLGFSGKLSAEEKRRLKEILQPILPEDAGVIVRTNSRNASEEDLQSELDRLLECLRQIKEKAATRTCFSLIHENLPEYLQVLQNVYEQDLEEIVTDNKELYGQISHYLEYYGMTDNRLRLYEDKLLPLSRLYSLETVLKEALSEKVWLKSGAFLVIQQTEAFVSIDVNTGKYTGKKDYQETFRKINLEAAKEIARQLRLRNLSGMILIDFINLKEQKDKEELLYTLQRYLNQDPVKGNVVDITKLNIVEVTRKKIRKSLAEELREEYQESVR, from the coding sequence GTGAGGAAATTGAGTAAACTGGTACTAACCCCTATGGAAATTTCCGGCAGGAAACGGCTGACAGCAGCCCTGGTAAAGGATGGACGAATCTGCCAGCTTAATTTATGCCGGTTTGAACATAAGAGTATTCTGGGTAATATTTATGTGGGTAAAGTAAAAAATATCACAGAAAATATCCGTGCGGCTTTTATAGAGATTGCAGATGATATCATGTGTTATTATTCCATGGATGAGAAAGCAGTTCCGCTTTATATGAATAAAAAGAAAAGCGGAAAACTGAAACCAGGTGATGAGCTTTTGGTACAGGTGTGCAGGGAGCCGATCAGGGGAAAACTTCCCTGTGTGACCTGTGATCTGAATTTTACCGGAAGATATCTGGTCGTGACGGCTGTTTGGGCAAAGCTTGGCTTTTCGGGCAAATTAAGTGCAGAGGAGAAAAGAAGACTCAAAGAGATACTGCAGCCTATTCTGCCGGAAGATGCCGGGGTTATTGTACGCACCAACAGCAGAAATGCATCCGAAGAAGATTTACAGTCTGAATTGGATCGTCTTTTAGAATGCCTTCGGCAGATAAAGGAGAAGGCAGCAACCAGAACCTGCTTTTCTCTGATCCATGAAAATCTGCCGGAATATCTGCAGGTTCTGCAAAATGTGTATGAACAGGATTTAGAGGAGATAGTCACTGACAACAAAGAGCTTTACGGGCAGATTTCCCATTATCTGGAGTATTATGGAATGACGGACAATAGGCTGCGCCTTTATGAGGATAAACTTCTGCCGTTGTCCCGCTTATATTCCCTGGAAACGGTTCTTAAAGAAGCTTTATCTGAGAAGGTGTGGCTGAAGTCTGGTGCATTTCTGGTCATCCAGCAGACAGAGGCGTTTGTGTCCATTGATGTGAACACCGGAAAATATACCGGAAAAAAAGATTATCAGGAGACATTTCGGAAAATCAATCTGGAGGCTGCAAAGGAGATCGCGAGACAACTGCGTCTCCGTAATTTGTCCGGTATGATTTTAATAGATTTTATCAATCTGAAAGAGCAGAAAGATAAAGAGGAACTGCTGTACACTTTACAGAGATACCTGAATCAGGATCCGGTAAAGGGGAATGTGGTGGATATTACAAAACTAAATATTGTGGAAGTTACCCGCAAAAAAATAAGGAAATCCCTGGCAGAAGAGCTTCGGGAAGAATATCAGGAAAGTGTAAGGTAA
- a CDS encoding methylenetetrahydrofolate reductase C-terminal domain-containing protein: MLITQLKSKETIVSLVDGKKVFVINCQGCKEVHFPEKEAEEFQKELAEVGNVTGIITTDYICNPENMKLRLQKHRSAIDAADVVLVFSCGVGVQTIAEYLEDKKVCAACDTYPLPGFQGVTPLEYDCDQCGECYLNITGGICPITACSKSLVNGPCGGTKNGKCEVDSEMECGWERIYRRLAQLGRLEELKCPVKIRNYATDDEVSKQTENC, translated from the coding sequence ATGTTGATTACCCAATTAAAATCAAAGGAAACTATCGTATCACTGGTGGACGGAAAAAAAGTCTTTGTCATTAACTGCCAGGGATGCAAAGAAGTTCATTTCCCTGAAAAAGAAGCCGAAGAATTCCAGAAGGAACTGGCTGAGGTTGGAAATGTGACCGGAATCATTACAACGGACTATATTTGTAATCCGGAAAATATGAAGCTGCGCCTTCAGAAACACAGAAGTGCCATTGATGCGGCAGATGTGGTACTGGTATTCTCCTGCGGTGTCGGTGTACAGACCATTGCCGAGTACCTGGAGGATAAAAAAGTATGTGCAGCGTGTGATACATACCCCCTGCCGGGATTTCAGGGTGTAACCCCCTTAGAATATGACTGTGATCAGTGCGGTGAATGCTACCTGAATATCACAGGGGGGATTTGTCCGATCACTGCATGCTCCAAGAGCCTGGTCAACGGGCCTTGCGGCGGTACGAAAAACGGCAAATGCGAAGTGGACAGTGAAATGGAATGTGGCTGGGAGCGTATTTACAGACGGCTGGCACAGCTCGGACGTCTGGAAGAACTGAAATGCCCAGTTAAGATACGCAATTACGCGACTGATGATGAAGTGTCTAAACAAACAGAGAACTGTTAA
- a CDS encoding CPBP family intramembrane glutamic endopeptidase — protein sequence MENGYNDFMNPHKKKLKPVHGILLFVLVMVSYYTIIAWMQMRFGMYGLAMTELYLLLLSVGITALAGGDFAEVFPVKKPSWSKIFGTLLLWAGAYALVLPATMVIAWLFPKQMFGTSSALNDIIASVPLLVSIFITAVMPAVCEEAMHRGVILHSLKSLKREWVIVLIMGVLFGLFHGSVWRFVPTALLGGALSWLMLRTENMVYPALFHFANNFLPTLLSFGQTNSDTAASAEYLMEAGIPVAALGIYVAVGCAAPFALYTAGYLIRREKGRKVPYFPKEHQTFWIVFLTVCSVIPAMIGGILFLYGVFFDDSLWQMIRQSPIENFSVFLTNFL from the coding sequence ATGGAAAACGGATACAATGATTTTATGAACCCTCATAAGAAAAAACTGAAGCCGGTACATGGAATTCTTCTTTTTGTTCTGGTTATGGTTTCCTACTATACAATTATTGCCTGGATGCAGATGAGATTCGGAATGTACGGACTTGCCATGACAGAGCTATATCTGCTCTTACTGTCTGTGGGAATCACAGCTCTTGCCGGTGGGGATTTTGCGGAAGTCTTTCCGGTCAAAAAACCGTCATGGAGTAAAATATTTGGGACACTTCTGCTTTGGGCCGGGGCGTATGCTTTGGTCCTTCCGGCAACCATGGTGATCGCATGGCTGTTTCCGAAGCAGATGTTTGGCACAAGCAGCGCCTTAAATGATATAATCGCAAGCGTACCGCTGCTGGTTTCAATCTTTATTACGGCTGTTATGCCTGCTGTCTGCGAGGAGGCCATGCACAGAGGGGTAATTCTTCACAGTCTCAAAAGTTTGAAACGGGAGTGGGTGATCGTGCTGATCATGGGAGTCCTTTTTGGGCTTTTTCACGGGAGCGTATGGCGTTTTGTTCCGACTGCGCTTTTGGGCGGTGCTTTATCCTGGCTGATGCTCAGAACAGAAAATATGGTCTACCCTGCATTGTTCCATTTTGCAAATAATTTCCTGCCCACACTTCTCTCTTTTGGACAGACCAATAGCGATACTGCAGCCAGTGCAGAATACTTGATGGAAGCGGGAATTCCGGTGGCTGCCCTGGGGATTTATGTGGCTGTGGGCTGCGCGGCGCCATTTGCTCTTTATACTGCCGGTTATCTGATACGAAGGGAAAAAGGCAGAAAGGTGCCTTATTTTCCTAAAGAACATCAGACATTTTGGATTGTATTTTTGACGGTATGTTCTGTAATACCGGCTATGATAGGCGGAATATTGTTTTTGTACGGGGTTTTCTTTGACGATTCCCTGTGGCAGATGATAAGACAGAGTCCCATAGAAAATTTCAGTGTTTTTTTAACAAATTTCTTGTAA
- a CDS encoding TIGR03960 family B12-binding radical SAM protein, which yields MRKLALSDEILLKIEKPARYIGNEVNSVNKEASKVDVRFCMCFPDVYEIGMSHLGIQILYDMFNKREDVWCERVYSPWPDLDAVMRKEQIPLFALESQDPIKNFDFLGITIQYEMCYTNILQILDLSQMPLRAKDRGEAYPIVIGGGPCTYNPEPLAEFFDVFYIGEGETVFDEFLDAYKEYKKAGKSKKEFLERAAEIPGIYVPAFYDASYHEDGTLASFTPNNAHAKEKIEKQVVMNLSDVCYPEKPIVPFIKATQDRVTLEIQRGCIRGCRFCQAGMIYRPTRERDGEFLKKTARSMLESTGHEEISLSSLSSSDYSKLPELIDYLIEECSARNVNISLPSLRIDAFSLDVMSKVQDIKKSSLTFAPEAGTQRMRDVINKGLTEQVILNGAAEAFAGGWTRVKLYFMLGLPTETEEDMKGIAHLAEEVAKKYYEIPKEQRRGRCQIVASTSFFVPKPFTPFQWAPMCRKEEYLAKAKVVKDEIRAQLNQKSIKYNYHEADVTVLEGILARGDRRICDVLEKAYKNGAIFDAWSEYFRYDIWMKAFDELGISPEFYTLRERPSDEQFPWDFIHAGVSKKFLRKEWERAKEGVVTPNCRVKCSGCGAASYKGGVCIEG from the coding sequence ATGAGAAAACTAGCTTTGAGTGATGAAATATTACTAAAAATCGAGAAGCCGGCCCGCTATATCGGGAACGAGGTAAATTCGGTTAATAAGGAAGCAAGTAAGGTGGACGTGCGCTTCTGTATGTGCTTTCCGGACGTCTACGAAATCGGAATGTCCCATCTTGGAATTCAGATTTTATATGATATGTTCAATAAAAGAGAGGATGTTTGGTGTGAGCGTGTCTATTCGCCCTGGCCTGATTTAGATGCGGTTATGCGTAAAGAGCAGATTCCGTTATTTGCACTGGAATCCCAGGACCCAATCAAAAATTTTGATTTTTTAGGCATAACCATCCAGTATGAAATGTGTTACACGAACATACTGCAGATTCTGGATTTAAGCCAGATGCCTCTCCGCGCCAAAGACAGGGGAGAGGCATATCCTATTGTCATTGGAGGAGGACCCTGTACCTATAATCCGGAACCGCTGGCGGAATTTTTTGATGTCTTCTATATCGGTGAAGGGGAAACTGTTTTTGATGAATTCCTGGATGCATATAAGGAATACAAAAAAGCAGGAAAAAGTAAAAAAGAGTTTTTAGAACGTGCCGCAGAGATTCCGGGTATTTATGTTCCTGCCTTTTACGATGCATCCTATCATGAAGATGGAACACTTGCATCCTTCACACCGAATAACGCTCATGCAAAAGAGAAAATAGAAAAACAGGTTGTGATGAACCTTTCCGATGTCTGCTATCCGGAAAAGCCTATTGTACCATTTATAAAGGCCACACAGGACCGGGTTACTCTGGAAATCCAGCGGGGATGTATCCGTGGCTGCCGTTTCTGCCAGGCAGGAATGATCTACCGGCCTACCAGGGAGCGTGATGGGGAGTTTTTGAAAAAAACGGCCCGGTCCATGCTGGAAAGTACCGGACATGAGGAAATTTCTCTGAGTTCTTTAAGCTCCAGTGATTATTCCAAACTGCCGGAATTGATAGATTACCTGATCGAGGAGTGTTCCGCGAGAAATGTAAATATTTCGCTTCCCTCCCTGCGTATTGATGCATTCTCCCTGGATGTCATGAGCAAAGTACAGGACATCAAGAAGAGCAGCCTTACCTTTGCTCCGGAGGCGGGAACACAGCGTATGCGTGATGTCATCAATAAAGGGCTCACGGAGCAGGTCATCTTGAATGGTGCGGCAGAAGCGTTTGCAGGGGGCTGGACCAGAGTGAAATTGTACTTTATGCTTGGACTTCCAACAGAGACAGAGGAGGACATGAAAGGCATTGCCCATCTGGCTGAAGAGGTTGCAAAGAAATACTATGAAATTCCAAAAGAACAGCGCCGTGGCCGATGTCAGATAGTAGCCAGCACATCCTTTTTCGTACCGAAACCGTTTACCCCCTTCCAGTGGGCCCCCATGTGCCGTAAAGAAGAGTATCTGGCGAAAGCAAAAGTAGTAAAAGATGAAATTCGTGCACAGTTAAATCAAAAGAGTATTAAATACAATTATCATGAGGCTGATGTCACTGTGCTGGAAGGGATTTTGGCAAGAGGAGACAGGCGTATTTGTGATGTGTTGGAAAAGGCTTATAAAAATGGCGCGATTTTTGATGCATGGTCCGAATATTTCCGTTATGATATTTGGATGAAAGCTTTTGATGAGCTGGGGATCAGTCCGGAATTCTATACACTCAGGGAGCGCCCGTCCGATGAACAGTTCCCCTGGGATTTTATCCATGCGGGTGTATCAAAGAAATTCCTGCGCAAGGAATGGGAGAGAGCAAAAGAGGGAGTTGTAACACCTAACTGCCGTGTGAAATGTTCCGGCTGCGGGGCAGCTTCTTATAAAGGAGGTGTCTGCATTGAAGGTTAG